In Danaus plexippus chromosome 8, MEX_DaPlex, whole genome shotgun sequence, the sequence CAAATACCACAGGcaattaatcttaaaaattagCACAGACTATAAATCAAACTGTCGAACCTTTTTCGAAAATCTTAAAAAGTCGTCCTAAACCCAGGTGTACCAAACGCAGCTGTTCTTGTTCCATAGAAAACACATCCTGCATTTCATCTGTAGACATCCCATTCTGTAAAAAGTAGGacacatttacataaaaaatatatatgaaattcaataacaaataaatgatgCAGTCAACAATTTCCATACTTACAATATCCTAGGCTtgcttgtaaataaaaaaagaattcttttttaaaaataattttcttattttttttattatttaaaaaaaaattagtaatatttaacattttgtttttcttttgtgttgttattaataatctatgtttagatttttaagtattgaaaaattagaattttatttctcttattactatattttaaacaaactatgGCATTCATTCAGTTGAATggaaagaataatttattacaactgGACagtttaatcttattttaagtatgtattaaataagtcGTATCTCCATGtttgaaatcataaataatatggcgctgaagaaaattttgcaaataattattcattttattacataaatatatttaaatatataaaaaaatacattcaaatataataagtaccGGATAATTTATCTATAGATTCAACTTACCGCACTATCTTCTTGTGAACCGGCCAATACGAACTCATCGTGTTTGGGTTTATCAAGTTTACTGGATATCTCGCAGAGGAAAGTTCTAACATCCGCGTCATGAGCCAACACCGGGTGCCGCGCCACTATACTCAGCCAGCGCTGCAGCGCTGCACGACGCCGTTGTAGAAATAGCGGACTTCCCCCACCAACCACTACCCTTTTCGGCGGTAAACAACATACTGCTCTGGAATTTCAATAatagagtttttaatttattttttagttatatcaGTTGTGGTGCAATTGACTTGTCCGCTGCTAGAAAAGCGGTTTTTCGTATATGCCACTATTAAGCAGCAAAGCAACATATTTGAAGGTTTGGTATTCAAagagtttgtatatatttcgtacttgtcatttattacataggacattcatttaaaattaaaaataacaatggtCTGATTACatattatcttatatgtaCTTTGATAGTAGGtaacagttaatttaaatttaatatttttactataaatgaCTCATAATGATCTGACGCTATTGTATGAAGTTAATTAGATTCAGTGATGCTTATCTAGAACGGAACTggtttgaattttattcaatacaatatatattttgtacttaatattaaaagagtaCAGCTTCTTGTTAGTCTTGTTGCCGGCCCAAAATAAACAGACCAATTTCAGTTTCGCTTTGTTTATTGACAAATTTTTACTGttagaagtaatttaaaataattgagattATAAAGTTGACATATTATGTTTAAGATTGTGATGTAataacagatattttataaagtgtcagccatatatattactatagaaagttttttttttataatcaagaacatttattttgatattgacaaaattttcttttaactatATAGGACacacaaataatatgaatgaataaGCTACGACAGccttaaaaacatttctacaagtttatatatatatattacctgtATGGATATTTAGCATTAAGCACGTCATAAAGTTGTGCAAATTCATTATATCTCCTTGTAACAGTTGTGCCATGCCGCCTTGAACTCACATAGTATTcacaatgttttaatattaaacctttCCTCTCTGGAACTAATTCAACACTTATAACATCTGTACTTTCCAAATCCTCATATGTTACTTCCTCTATGCCTCTTCTCATTATTACTGAAATAAAGTGTTTATTACACAAAGtatattagataaaataataaaaaaaatagaatatattgcATACCTTttactacaaaaataatttaattcaacttATTGTAGATTATAAGATTTGCTAAACGCATGTCGTAGTAACTATCAACTTCTAAGCTTTCGAACTGAGATACTTCCCAAGCAGTACAActtcatgaaataaatgttattaaaatttaaaactagaaATACAAAAggtgataataaattaaataacacagcaaatatttaatctcaaactaactttttacattataaaaaaattgatagtaaattaaatttccactacacattttattgtttttactcATAGCTGCAGTAAGTTTCCCATTTTCCAAGGACAACACGAATGGCATTTGGCAGATGCCACGTTCGTCCGGAAACAGCACAAATAGATAactattcatatacatgtgttCAAACATTTGATAATTTCGGAGGCAGTTTTAAAGATTAcaacataattttcattataatgtttattagcttatttttttaaataatgtaataaagtatatactaaaatactacagtatatacaaaatatactacttattgttttgtaaGTATCCACTTTCAATAAGTTTTCGCCGTGCTATATAAAATGATCCAGTCTCTATAAAATCTCCACTCCAATCTTGTCTTCTGGGTCgtttttgtacattaaaatttattggatACATAGTCTcatttttaaatgtccaaCGAAGTTTGTAACTTCTGAAACGTGATATGTATGACTTTTAACTATtactacttttaaaaatgaatgctATCAtgcctttttttaatatataccttGTAACCgaaaaaatacaatcaaaGGCTTTCGGAAAATGCAATTTCTTTAATGCCAAATTTAGATGTTTAGCTTTTAACAATGGTGACGTGACTTGAAGTAAAACAACAACGGTTACGTCCGGTCTTGTTTCTATGAATTCTTCAACTCCCCAAATTGATGGAGCCCAATCAGTTGCTGTTATATAACTTCGAATAAGGATTCTTGCGTTATCTATTAATCACAAATGTTTGAtaagatttaaacaaaataactgttttaagtaaatacatacatgttaacttataaataatatttgttattattagtatatatagtaCTCGATTATTCAATACTTACATTTCAATGCTTCTAAGGCTATCAATGGATGATCTGTCGATACTGTTATATCTTCTAAATATGCATTTCTAGCATTTAAAATAGACCGACCAACGAGACTTATACCGCCaacagtttgaaaattttttaagcGGACACCTTTGGATCCTCCGCGAGCTAGTATTAAAACTGCTGTATTTTGTAAGCCAACTGTTTGACCGActctataaattatgaaattaaataaataaataagtaaataaaatagagagaactaataaaaacaaactaataCATACAATGCAACCGATATGACTGTTACCAACCACatgatttaactaaaataaattgtgaaaTCCGTGACCGTATTATCGGTAATAGGTGATATCcgttttaataagtttattttctcAGTACAGTCATTGAATATGatggataaaaatatacatggcGTAGGCTCTATTTCaacttgattttatttcatttcttgttaaaatacatttctctCACTTTACAAAGTAATATGTAGAGGTAAAATAAGGATTAATATTTACCTAAATAGAAAAGGAAAGAGGTCTTAAACGGCCTAAGCTTGTACCATGGTTAATACAACATAtattacaacatttatttattatttattcaattcagTGTGTATACTtatgtattattgtataaaataataaaaaatacaaggtTCTACAGACATATATGCATGTTTGAACAAT encodes:
- the LOC116776109 gene encoding sorting nexin-8-like codes for the protein MRRGIEEVTYEDLESTDVISVELVPERKGLILKHCEYYVSSRRHGTTVTRRYNEFAQLYDVLNAKYPYRAVCCLPPKRVVVGGGSPLFLQRRRAALQRWLSIVARHPVLAHDADVRTFLCEISSKLDKPKHDEFVLAGSQEDSANGMSTDEMQDVFSMEQEQLRLVHLGLGRLFKIFEKVESRCETELADIRELGAALSALSTPASIDTERWTHMRDSLKAAAELATEMVEADMDEDEAMERMLVSLDCLSAYRSLCSRLSRGLHAERAAAAASAVHSPASSLLRARHRYALKCALEEARICRAYALSALELLPELLKSQGAAHARVSKLWSELHDALRQTHGNTRP